From Streptomyces sp. Edi4, one genomic window encodes:
- a CDS encoding ABC transporter permease encodes MESPAEETAPGYRPGRTLPLRVEALRQLKRRRTLVMGAVLGALPFVLIIAFAIGGTPSSRNGRITLMDTATASGANFAATCLFVSAGFLLVVPVALFCGDTVASEASWSSLRYLLAAPVPRARLLWSKLAVALAFSAAAIVLLPLVALAAGTAFYGWGPLEIPTGGALGACQALPRLAAAVAFVFVSQLVTAALAFWLSTRTDAPLGAVGGAVGLTIVGNVLDAVTALGDWRDFLPAHWQFAWADALQPHLEWDGMLKGSAVSVAYALVLFALAFRGFARKDIVS; translated from the coding sequence ATGGAGTCCCCGGCGGAAGAGACCGCGCCGGGCTACCGGCCCGGGCGCACCCTGCCCCTGCGCGTCGAGGCCCTGCGCCAGCTCAAACGCCGGCGCACCCTGGTGATGGGCGCGGTGCTCGGCGCGCTGCCCTTCGTCCTGATCATCGCCTTCGCCATCGGCGGCACCCCGAGCAGCCGGAACGGCCGGATCACCCTGATGGACACGGCCACCGCGTCCGGCGCCAATTTCGCCGCGACGTGCCTGTTCGTCTCGGCGGGCTTCCTGCTGGTGGTGCCGGTCGCGCTGTTCTGCGGCGACACCGTCGCCTCCGAGGCGAGCTGGTCCTCGCTGCGCTATCTGCTGGCGGCGCCGGTGCCACGGGCGAGGCTGCTGTGGTCGAAGCTGGCGGTGGCGCTCGCCTTCAGCGCGGCGGCGATCGTGCTGCTGCCTTTGGTGGCGCTCGCGGCGGGGACCGCGTTCTACGGCTGGGGGCCGCTGGAGATCCCCACCGGCGGCGCGCTCGGCGCGTGCCAGGCGCTGCCCCGCCTCGCGGCGGCGGTCGCCTTCGTCTTCGTGTCCCAACTGGTCACCGCCGCGCTGGCGTTCTGGCTCTCCACCCGGACCGACGCGCCGCTCGGCGCGGTCGGCGGCGCGGTCGGCCTGACCATCGTCGGCAACGTCCTGGACGCGGTGACCGCGCTCGGCGACTGGCGCGACTTCCTGCCCGCGCACTGGCAGTTCGCCTGGGCCGACGCGCTCCAGCCGCACCTGGAGTGGGACGGCATGCTGAAGGGCTCGGCGGTCTCCGTCGCGTACGCGCTCGTCCTGTTCGCGCTGGCCTTCCGCGGCTTCGCCCGCAAGGACATCGTGTCGTAG
- a CDS encoding aminotransferase class I/II-fold pyridoxal phosphate-dependent enzyme, producing MTTELSSDALAGLLDRARKDYEALAARGLKLDLTRGKPAPEQLDLSEDLLSLPGGRHTAADGTDVRNYGGLQGLMELREIFAGVLQVPAGQLLAAGNSSLELMHDCLVHALLSVLPGAQRRWADEERVAFLCPVPGYDRHFALCERFGIEMIPVPMTDAGPDMDVVERLVAEDAAVKGIWCVPKYSNPSGVSYSDETVARLARMETAAGDFRVFWDNAYAAHHLTDEPVEIADLLGACAGAGHEDRAFVFGSTSKITAAGAGVAFFGASPANVRWLLANNSKRSIGPDKVNQLRHVLFLRDADGVRIHMERQRALLEPKFATVQRILESELGGTGLATWTVPKGGYFVTLQVPDGCAKEVVARAGAAGVVLTPAGATHPYGNDPQDATIRIAPSYPDPAELEQAILGLTACVRLVGYEKLLAA from the coding sequence ATGACCACCGAGCTGAGCTCCGACGCCCTGGCCGGGCTGCTCGACCGGGCCCGGAAGGACTACGAGGCGCTGGCCGCCCGCGGTCTCAAGCTCGACCTCACCCGGGGCAAGCCCGCGCCCGAACAGCTCGACCTCAGCGAGGACCTGCTGAGCCTGCCCGGCGGCCGCCACACCGCCGCCGACGGCACCGACGTACGCAATTACGGCGGCCTCCAGGGCCTCATGGAGCTGCGGGAGATCTTCGCCGGAGTGCTCCAGGTGCCGGCCGGGCAGCTGCTGGCCGCGGGCAACTCCAGCCTTGAGCTCATGCACGACTGCCTGGTGCACGCGCTGCTCAGCGTCCTGCCCGGCGCGCAGCGGCGCTGGGCGGACGAGGAGCGCGTGGCCTTCCTGTGCCCCGTGCCCGGCTATGACCGGCACTTCGCGCTGTGCGAGCGGTTCGGCATCGAGATGATCCCGGTGCCCATGACCGACGCGGGCCCGGACATGGACGTCGTGGAGCGCCTGGTCGCCGAGGACGCGGCCGTCAAGGGCATCTGGTGCGTGCCGAAGTACAGCAACCCGAGCGGCGTCAGCTACAGCGACGAGACCGTGGCGCGCCTGGCCCGCATGGAGACCGCGGCCGGCGACTTCCGCGTCTTCTGGGACAACGCCTACGCCGCGCACCACCTCACCGATGAGCCCGTGGAGATCGCCGACCTCCTCGGCGCGTGCGCAGGGGCCGGTCACGAGGACCGCGCGTTCGTCTTCGGCTCCACCTCGAAGATCACGGCGGCGGGCGCCGGCGTCGCGTTCTTCGGCGCCTCGCCCGCCAATGTGCGCTGGCTGCTCGCCAACAACTCCAAGCGCTCGATCGGCCCGGACAAGGTCAACCAGCTGCGCCACGTGCTGTTCCTGCGCGACGCGGACGGCGTACGGATCCACATGGAGCGCCAGCGCGCCCTGCTGGAGCCCAAGTTCGCCACCGTCCAGCGGATCCTGGAGAGCGAGCTCGGCGGCACGGGCCTGGCGACCTGGACGGTCCCCAAGGGCGGCTACTTCGTCACGCTCCAGGTGCCGGACGGCTGCGCCAAGGAGGTCGTGGCGCGGGCCGGCGCGGCGGGCGTGGTGCTGACCCCGGCCGGCGCGACGCACCCCTACGGCAACGACCCCCAGGACGCGACCATCCGCATCGCGCCCAGCTACCCGGACCCGGCGGAGCTGGAGCAGGCGATCCTCGGGCTCACCGCGTGCGTGCGGCTCGTCGGATACGAGAAGCTGCTCGCCGCCTGA